In Candidatus Methylomirabilota bacterium, the following are encoded in one genomic region:
- a CDS encoding Ppx/GppA phosphatase family protein, with protein MTVAGWRLASIDLGTNTVRLLVVEAERAGAWRVLDQDQTVTRLGEGLASRGCLGGEPMARTRAVVSAYLARARRAGAGDVRIVATSAVREAANGPDFCAALEAIGAAVQVVSGEDEARLTLLGIVRGLGWPGGPLLAFDIGGGSTEFVLAADGRVVASASLRLGVVGLAEQYQFPRAVDWPRYRELEQLVRGRLVAELPPAIRRAGARELVGTAGTVTALAALDLDLTRYDAGRVHGHRLPRAVVERLRDRLGALTVEERAALPCLEPGRADLIVPGVAITLTALDVIGADAVVVSDWGLREGILAEALEGHR; from the coding sequence GTGACGGTTGCGGGGTGGCGGCTGGCCAGTATCGACCTCGGCACGAACACCGTGCGCCTGCTCGTCGTGGAAGCCGAACGGGCGGGAGCCTGGCGGGTGCTCGACCAGGACCAGACGGTCACCCGGCTCGGCGAGGGGCTGGCGAGCCGCGGATGCCTGGGCGGGGAGCCGATGGCGCGGACGCGCGCGGTGGTCTCCGCGTACCTGGCGCGCGCCCGACGCGCGGGCGCCGGAGACGTTCGCATCGTGGCGACCAGCGCCGTTCGCGAGGCGGCCAACGGGCCGGACTTCTGTGCCGCGCTCGAGGCGATCGGCGCGGCGGTCCAGGTCGTGAGCGGCGAGGATGAAGCACGGCTCACCCTGCTCGGAATCGTGCGGGGCCTCGGTTGGCCGGGCGGGCCGCTGCTGGCCTTCGACATCGGGGGCGGGAGCACCGAGTTCGTGCTGGCCGCCGACGGCCGCGTCGTGGCGTCGGCCAGCCTCCGGCTCGGCGTGGTCGGGCTGGCCGAGCAATACCAGTTTCCCCGCGCCGTGGACTGGCCACGCTACCGCGAGTTGGAGCAGCTCGTCCGTGGGCGCCTGGTCGCGGAGCTGCCGCCGGCCATCCGCCGGGCCGGGGCGCGCGAGCTCGTCGGTACCGCCGGGACCGTGACGGCGCTGGCCGCGCTCGACCTCGACCTCACTCGATACGATGCCGGCCGTGTTCACGGCCACCGGCTCCCGCGCGCCGTCGTGGAGCGGCTGCGGGACCGCCTGGGCGCCCTCACCGTCGAGGAGCGAGCCGCCTTGCCGTGCCTGGAGCCGGGGCGGGCCGACCTCATCGTCCCCGGGGTCGCCATCACGCTGACCGCGCTCGACGTGATCGGGGCCGACGCCGTCGTGGTCAGCGACTGGGGACTGCGGGAAGGCATTCTGGCCGAGGCCCTGGAGGGCCACCGATGA
- a CDS encoding cytochrome c gives MTRLGRVLAMVAAVTVVTGAGVGGALAQGEWKAPASAKAMKNPVKGVGSAKKNIDTNCVPCHGPGGKGNGPAAAALPPPKPADWTSQKVQSEADGELFWKISNGRGAMPPWKHLPEKDRWEIVNYIRTLKGK, from the coding sequence ATGACGAGGCTCGGAAGGGTGTTGGCCATGGTGGCGGCGGTCACCGTGGTGACCGGCGCGGGCGTCGGCGGCGCCTTGGCCCAGGGCGAGTGGAAGGCCCCGGCATCGGCGAAGGCCATGAAGAACCCGGTCAAGGGTGTAGGAAGCGCCAAGAAGAACATCGACACGAACTGTGTGCCCTGTCACGGGCCAGGCGGCAAGGGCAACGGCCCGGCCGCGGCCGCGTTGCCGCCCCCCAAGCCCGCGGACTGGACGTCGCAGAAGGTCCAGAGCGAGGCCGACGGTGAGCTCTTCTGGAAGATCTCCAATGGCCGCGGAGCCATGCCGCCCTGGAAGCACCTGCCCGAGAAAGACCGCTGGGAGATCGTCAACTACATCCGGACGCTCAAGGGTAAGTAA
- a CDS encoding proline dehydrogenase family protein, producing MSLRTLLLALATRPRIGDWMDRLPATRRFVRRFVAGTTAEEALAVVADLNRRGLWGAVTCLGENVRATADAEHAATRYVDLLAEIKRRELVALPSLKLTHLGLDLGEAVCVANLTRVLEQGRATGTRVWIDMESSSYTDRTLALYARLRPRYENAACVVQAYLRRTPNDVERLIPLGSTIRLCKGAYREPAAIAFPDRRDVDRAFAHLTDRLLAPDALAQGVYTGFATHDERLIAHAEGLAGERGVGADRFEIQMLYGIRPELAGALRARGLSVRVLVPFGEDWYGYFMRRLAERPANLVFLLRNLWRR from the coding sequence ATGAGCCTGCGCACGCTCTTGCTGGCGCTGGCGACCCGGCCGCGGATCGGCGACTGGATGGATCGACTGCCCGCCACGCGGCGCTTCGTCCGCCGCTTCGTCGCGGGCACGACGGCCGAAGAGGCGCTGGCCGTCGTGGCCGATCTGAACCGCCGCGGCCTGTGGGGCGCCGTCACCTGTCTGGGCGAGAACGTGCGGGCCACCGCCGACGCCGAGCATGCGGCGACCCGGTACGTAGACCTGCTGGCCGAAATCAAGCGTCGGGAGCTGGTCGCGCTGCCCTCGCTGAAGCTGACCCATCTCGGGCTCGACCTTGGCGAGGCGGTCTGTGTGGCGAACCTCACCCGCGTGCTGGAGCAGGGGCGAGCGACCGGCACTCGCGTGTGGATCGACATGGAGTCGTCGTCCTACACCGACCGTACGCTCGCCCTCTACGCCCGATTGCGCCCGCGATACGAAAACGCGGCCTGCGTCGTCCAGGCGTACCTGCGTCGCACGCCGAACGACGTCGAGCGTTTGATTCCGCTGGGCTCCACCATCCGGCTGTGCAAGGGCGCCTACCGCGAGCCGGCGGCGATCGCGTTTCCCGACCGGCGGGACGTCGACCGTGCCTTCGCGCACCTGACCGACCGCCTGCTCGCCCCCGACGCCCTGGCCCAGGGCGTGTACACGGGGTTCGCCACCCACGACGAGCGGCTCATCGCTCATGCCGAGGGCCTCGCCGGCGAGCGTGGCGTCGGCGCCGATCGCTTCGAGATCCAGATGCTGTACGGCATCCGTCCCGAGCTGGCCGGCGCCTTGCGCGCTCGCGGGCTGTCCGTGCGGGTGCTGGTGCCGTTCGGAGAGGACTGGTACGGGTACTTCATGCGGCGCCTGGCCGAGCGTCCCGCTAACCTCGTGTTTCTCCTGCGTAATCTCTGGCGCCGCTGA
- a CDS encoding HNH endonuclease yields MLRATVMDDVAVLVLNTTFEPLHFTNARRAITLLLAGKAEAVEASPRVVRSPSVIFALPAVIRLAIYIRKPFVDRVAFNKKNILRRDGYTCQYCNRRGERLTVDHVLPRSRGGETSWTNVVAACLRCNLKKGNRLLEDAGMRLLREPVHPKFVFSTHMLKHPHATSLLDSWRKYLVAVSAPL; encoded by the coding sequence ATGCTGAGAGCCACTGTGATGGACGATGTCGCGGTCCTGGTGCTGAACACCACCTTCGAGCCGCTGCATTTCACGAACGCCCGCCGCGCGATCACGCTCTTGCTGGCCGGCAAGGCCGAAGCCGTGGAGGCGTCTCCCCGCGTCGTGCGCTCACCGTCCGTCATCTTCGCGCTGCCCGCCGTGATCCGGCTCGCCATCTACATCCGCAAGCCGTTCGTCGATCGGGTGGCCTTCAACAAGAAGAACATCCTGCGCCGCGATGGCTACACCTGCCAGTACTGCAACCGACGCGGCGAGCGCCTGACCGTGGACCACGTCCTGCCCCGCTCGCGAGGCGGCGAGACGTCGTGGACCAACGTGGTGGCGGCCTGCCTGCGCTGCAACCTCAAGAAGGGCAACCGCCTGCTGGAGGACGCCGGGATGCGGCTCCTGCGCGAGCCGGTGCATCCGAAGTTCGTGTTCTCCACCCACATGCTGAAGCACCCTCACGCGACTTCGCTGCTCGACTCCTGGCGCAAGTACCTGGTGGCCGTCTCGGCGCCGCTCTGA
- the uvrB gene encoding excinuclease ABC subunit UvrB, translating into MATARSREESREPGPLFRLTSDFPPRGDQPQAIARLTDYLREGRRHVALRGVTGSGKTYTMANVIARMGRPTLVLSPNKTLAAQLFSEFKAFFPHNAVEYFVSYYDYYQPEAYIPQSDTYIEKDALINDEIDRMRHSATRSLMERRDVVVVASVSCIYGIGAPETYQEMHVGLRTGERMDRDEIIRRLIAVQYERNDYDFHRGTFRVRGDVVEIFPANEESLALRVELFGDVVDAIRQIDPLRGAVTQELDSVRIYPASHYVTPAAQLERALQTIHEELQERLGFLRSRNRLLEAQRLEQRTLFDMEMLRELGYCHGIENYSRHLTGRRPGEPPPVLIEYLPTDALVIIDESHVAVPQLRGMYYGDRSRKEALVEYGFRLPSAFDNRPLTFEEFTRLTGQTVYVSATPGPYELEMAGGAVGEQVIRPTGLMDPGITVRPATSQVDDLLHEVRVRAEREERVLVTTLTKRMAEDLTEYYQQAGLRVRYLHSDIDTLDRVAVIRDLRLGKFDCLIGINLLREGLDIPEVSLVAILDADKEGYLRSGTSLIQTAGRAARNVNGEVIMYADHITESMAATIQETERRRALQAEYNAAHGITPESIRSSIRELLQTVYERDYYTVEVAAPAEERFATPAELAQRIAEMETRMREAARRLDFEQAAELRDRVRALKKLQTA; encoded by the coding sequence GTGGCTACCGCTCGTTCGCGTGAGGAGAGTCGTGAACCCGGCCCCCTCTTCCGGCTGACCTCGGACTTTCCCCCGCGGGGGGACCAGCCCCAGGCCATCGCCCGGCTGACCGACTACCTGCGCGAAGGCCGCCGCCACGTCGCCCTGCGCGGGGTCACCGGCTCGGGGAAGACGTACACCATGGCCAACGTCATCGCCCGGATGGGCCGGCCCACGCTGGTGCTCTCGCCCAACAAGACGCTGGCCGCCCAGCTCTTCAGCGAGTTCAAGGCCTTTTTCCCCCACAATGCGGTGGAGTACTTCGTCTCCTATTACGACTACTATCAGCCGGAAGCCTACATTCCCCAGTCCGACACGTACATCGAGAAGGACGCGCTCATCAATGACGAGATCGACCGCATGCGCCACTCGGCCACGCGCTCGCTGATGGAACGCCGCGACGTGGTGGTGGTGGCCTCGGTGTCGTGCATCTACGGCATCGGCGCGCCCGAGACCTACCAGGAGATGCACGTGGGCCTGCGGACCGGCGAGCGGATGGACCGGGACGAGATCATCCGCCGCCTCATCGCCGTGCAGTACGAGCGCAACGACTATGATTTCCACCGGGGAACGTTCCGGGTGCGCGGCGACGTCGTCGAGATCTTCCCGGCCAACGAGGAGAGCCTGGCCTTGCGGGTCGAGCTGTTCGGCGACGTGGTGGACGCCATCCGCCAGATCGATCCCCTCCGGGGCGCCGTCACCCAGGAGCTCGACAGCGTCCGGATCTATCCGGCCAGCCACTACGTCACCCCGGCCGCCCAGCTGGAGCGGGCGCTCCAGACGATTCACGAAGAGCTGCAGGAGCGTCTGGGGTTTCTGCGGTCGCGTAACCGGCTGCTGGAGGCCCAGCGGCTGGAGCAGCGGACGCTCTTCGACATGGAGATGTTGCGGGAGCTCGGCTACTGCCACGGCATCGAGAACTATTCCCGGCACCTCACCGGGCGCCGGCCGGGGGAGCCGCCGCCGGTGCTCATCGAGTACCTGCCCACCGACGCGCTGGTCATCATCGACGAGAGCCACGTGGCCGTGCCCCAGCTGCGCGGGATGTACTACGGCGATCGGTCCCGCAAGGAAGCCCTCGTGGAGTACGGCTTCCGCCTGCCCTCGGCCTTCGACAACCGACCCCTCACGTTCGAGGAGTTCACCCGACTCACCGGTCAGACGGTCTACGTGTCGGCGACGCCCGGCCCTTACGAGCTCGAGATGGCCGGGGGGGCCGTGGGGGAGCAGGTGATCCGGCCCACCGGCCTGATGGATCCCGGGATCACCGTGCGACCGGCAACCTCCCAGGTGGACGATCTCCTTCACGAGGTCCGGGTCCGGGCCGAACGGGAGGAACGGGTCCTGGTGACCACGCTGACCAAGCGCATGGCCGAGGACCTCACCGAGTACTACCAGCAGGCCGGGTTGCGTGTTCGTTACCTGCACTCCGACATCGACACGCTCGACCGCGTGGCCGTCATCCGCGACCTCCGCCTGGGCAAGTTCGACTGCCTCATCGGAATCAACCTGCTGCGCGAAGGCCTCGACATCCCCGAAGTCTCGCTGGTGGCCATTCTCGACGCCGACAAGGAAGGGTATCTGCGCTCGGGCACCTCGCTGATCCAGACGGCCGGCCGGGCCGCCCGGAACGTCAACGGCGAGGTCATCATGTACGCCGACCACATCACCGAGTCGATGGCGGCCACCATCCAGGAGACCGAGCGGCGGCGGGCCTTGCAGGCCGAGTACAACGCCGCCCACGGCATCACCCCCGAGTCGATCCGGAGCTCCATCCGGGAGCTCCTGCAGACGGTCTACGAGCGCGACTACTACACCGTCGAGGTCGCGGCGCCCGCCGAGGAGCGTTTCGCCACGCCGGCCGAGCTGGCCCAGCGCATCGCCGAGATGGAGACCCGGATGCGCGAAGCCGCCCGCCGGCTGGACTTCGAGCAGGCCGCCGAGCTGCGCGACCGTGTCCGCGCCCTGAAGAAGCTGCAGACTGCTTGA